GCGACCGCCGCGAGGCCGTTACGGCCGACGCGACGCCGGCGATCGTCGAGCACTCGTCCTCGCGCACTCTCGCACCGGCCGGCCCCGCGCTAGGCCGGGCGCCTGCCGTGGTTCGAGCGGCCCTTCTTCGTGCGCCACTTGCGCTTGCGGGTCCTTTTCGACATACCCCTTCTCATAACCGAGGAAGGGGACTCCGTCGAGGGGTCACGCGCGGGCGACCGGGGCGAGGGTCGCGTCGGTGAGGCGGGCGAGGTCGGTGGGGGAGAGTTCGACCTCCAGGCCCCTGCGGCCGGCCGAGACGCAGATCGTGGGGTGGGCGGAGGCCGAGGCGTCCAGGACCGTGGGGAGCTTCTTGCGCTGGCCCAGCGGGGAGATACCGCCCCTGACGTAGCCCGTGGTGCGTTCGGCGAGGGTCGGGTCGGCCATCGCGGCCCGCTTGCCGGACACCGCCGTCGCCAGGGCCTTCAGGTCCAGGGAGCCCGCCACCGGGACCACCGCCACCGTGAGCGTGCCGTCCACGTCCGCGACCAGGGTCTTGAAGACGCGGTCCGGGGTGACGCCCATCGCCTCGGCCGCCTCCTCGCCGTAGGACGGGTGGGAGGGGTCGTGGTCGTAGGCGTGGACCGTGAAGGGCACGCCCGCGGCGGTCAGGGCCACCGTCGCCGGGGTGCCTCCGGACTGCTGTTGCTTCTTGGCCTTCTTCGGCATCTGACGGTTCCCCGGGTTCAGTTCAGACTCGTCGGGCCGCGCGTCAGTTCCGACGCCGGCAACGACGGAAGGTTACGGATGATCGCCGTCTCCGCGCGCAGCAGTCTCAGTTCGTCGCGGAGGCGGGAGGCGGTGTCGGGGGCCTGGAGCAGGCGCTGCTTGGTGGGGGTGTCCAGCATCATCGCCGCCGCCACCAGGTAGGAGACCACGGAGGGCTCGTCCGGCAGGTCCGTGCCGCTCGACAGGGAGCGTTCCCGGGCGCCCGCCAGGCGCTTCTGGTACTGGCGGAAGGCCCGCAGGACCCCTTCGGCCAGCGGCCCCGACTCGTCGCCCGCCGACTCCTCCAGCTCCTCCAGTTCGGCCGTCAGATACGGGCCCGAGGCGTCGACCGACACCAGCCGGACGCGGGTCGTGCCCGTCGCCAGCACCTCGAAGGTGCCGTCGGGACGCTCCCGTACCGTCGCCGCGTCCGCCACACAGCCGGTGGAGTGGAACGCCTTGAGCGGGTCGTCGCCGAATCCGGCCGCCGGACCGCGCTCCGGCACCGACGTCTGGTCCGGCATGCCGGGTGCGCTGGGCGCCACCTCGTGGCCGTCGCGGATCGCCACGACGGCGAACCGGCGCGGCTCCTCCTCGGGCGTCTTCAGCAGGTCGCGCATCATGGCGCGATAGCGCTCCTCGAAGACGTTGAGAGGAAGCACGAGCCCCGGGAACAGCACTGAGTTCAGGGGGAAGAGCGGGAGCCGCACGGTGGTCACGGCGCCAAAGCCTAATGGCCTCCGGAGCGGACACGTCCCCCGTGCTCACTCCGTGGATGGATCAAGGCATGCCGCCGGACCTCCTCGCGGACCTCGAGGAAGCGGCCGAGGGGATCCTCCGACTCCCGGCTCCACGGGAACGAGGTGGCGTAGGGGCCCACCATGCGCAGCTGCTCCAGGGCGTCCGTCCAGCGGCCGAGGCGCACCAGGACGAACACCAGCTTGTTGCGGATCTCGGCAGGCCACGGGTCGGCCACCGCGAACGTGTCGGACAGCTCGATCGCCCGGTCGGCCGCCGCGTCGAGCCGCTCGCGCGCGACCGCCGTGCCGCCGCCCTCGGTCAGACAGGCCAGAGTGGCCCGCGCGGGCAGCGCCTGGATGAGCGAGCGGGACGGGGCGTCCTGCGCGGCCCGCTCGGCGAAGTCGAAGCACTCCCGGTGCGAGCCCCGCCAGGAGGTCGCCAGATAGCGCAGGGCGGCCACATGGCAGCCGTAGTGGAGCGGGGCGCGCCGCAGGGCCGCCTCCCACAGCTCGCCGAAGTAGGTGTGCCCGGCCTGCGAGCCGCGCGCGTGGTCCAGCGCGAGGCGCCACGGCACCGGGTCGCGGTCCTCAGCGCGCGCGGCGGCCGTGATCAGCGGGCTCACCTCGCGCAGCAGCTCCGCGCGGGCCGGAGAGTCCCAGGCGCGGTCCACCGCGAGCTGGGCGCCCAGCAGCAGCCGGTCCGGGTCCTGCGGGGCCTCGGCGCGCCAGGTGTCGTACCACTCGGAGCGCGAGCGGGCGAAGGCGGCCAGCCGCCGGACGTACCGGTCGCGCAGCTCCCAGGCGGCGTCCTCGCGGGTCGCGGCGAGCAGCGCGGCCGCCCGCCCGTGGGAGCCCTGTCCGGCGGCGACCAGCGCGGGACCGAGCCGGTCGTCGGGCGCGTCGAGCAGTACCTCGTCGTCGGCGGGCAGTCCGCCGGTGAGGTACGGGGGTCTCCGCGACGCGCGGAAGGGGGGGAGCAGAGCCATGGTGTCGACCATTGAAGGACCGCGACTCGGCGTTCCGCCAGTGCGCACGTGCAACTCGTGGAAAGTTGTACGGCGAATGGTCAAGGCGCGGTAAAGAGGAGACCTTTGTTCACCTTCCGCACCACGGACCTCCTCAATTCCGCCGCAAAAGCCTGGTCGCACCCGCCGCCACCGTGGTCGCCAGGATCCAGCCCAGGAGAACCATCACCGCCGCCAGCCACTGCCAGCCGCCGCGCAGCTGCCAGAAGCCGACCTGACCCAGATCGATCACCGGAAGCAGCAGGTCCAGGGCGAACAGGGCGGGGTTCCACGCCGGATGATCGCCTCCCTTGAGCGGCGGATGGCTCGCGTGTGCGAACGCCACCGAGCTCGCCGCCCACAGCACCGCCATCCACACGGCGGCCCGGCCCGGCCGGTAGCCGTAGGCCACCGTCCAGTCCTGCACATAGCCCCAGAACTTCGCCGCGGGCGGCAGGGTCTCCCGGCGCCGGCGCTGCTTGGCGAGCAGCACCTCGCGCGCGTCCTCGTCCTCGCCGCCGGCCCGCAGCACGGCGGCGAGCCTCTCGTACGGCTCCGGGTTGTACTCGGCGGTCGCGGCCGCCACCCACTCCAGGCGCTCGGCCAGCGGGAAGGGACCGTGCGGGACGAGGTTCTCGTAGACGAATCCGCCCATGTGGAGGTTGCCGGGCCCCGGCCAGGCGGTCGCCCGGTCCACCAGGTTGCCGACCCGGGCCCCCGACAGGACCACCTTGCCGCGCTGCGGCTTCTCGCCCAGGAAGCGCAGCTCCGGGGCCTGGATGCGGCGCAGCGACAGCTCCTGCTCGTCGGTGAAGGTGAACCGGGCCCGTTCCAGGTCCACGGCGTCCCCGAACCGCCCGTCGTCCAGCCGGACACCGCCCTGGCACTCGAAGCGCTGGATCCGCGTCCCGCGCGCGGGCGTCGCCCCGCTCAGCATGGACGCGCCGACGCCCGCCGGGGTCAGGTACAGGGTGCGCTCGACGGTCAGCTGCGGGGCGTTCAGCGCGAGCCGGGTGTAGGGGTTGTTCAGGCGGGCGCCGCGCAGGCTCAGCGAGACGCCGATCGTGGCGCTGCGCAGGCTCAGCTCGCCGTGCGACTCCAGCAGCTCGGCCTGGAGGTCCTGGCCGACGGTCATGCCGTCCGCGGCGATCGAACGGCCGCTGCGGTCGCGGTACACGATCGCCTGGTTCATCAGCAGGTCGGTGCCGATGTGCGCGTCGGTCAGCCGGACGCCGTTGTGGAAGCGGCAGCGTGGCAGGTGCAGATCGCCCTCGGTGTGCACCCGGGCGGCCTCCAGCCGCGGTACCGAGCAGTCCACGAACCGCGCGGTGGTGAAGCGGGCCTCCGGCAGCAGGATCTCCCGCTCGAAGCGGCAGCCCTTCATCTCCAGGTACGGCACGATCGTGCCGCCCGCGAGGTCCAGGGTGCCGCTGATCTGCACGCCGGTGAGCTTCAGGGACGACACCCGGCCCGCGAGCGCGGGCGGCCCGTCCAGCAGCAGCCAGCAGATGATCCGCGCGCGTACCGTCCGCTCGGGCCCCCAGGGATGCCCGCCGTGCGGGTCGTCGACGACGGTGTCGCCGCTGCTCAGGTCGTACACGCTGCCGTTGCGGAAGGCCTGCCACATGCCGGCCTCGGCGGCGGTCAGGTCGTCCGGCAGGTCTCCGTCGCGGATGCCCCGGATGCCGGCCCCCTCGGTCACGGTTCTTCCAGCTCCTTGCGGCTCGTGTCCTGCGGCTCGTGGGATTCGTACAACCGTTCATGCCCGCTGAGTGACGCCCAGAACACTAGACGTGAAGGGGATCTTCCGGGTTGCGTATCAGCCATTGGAATGCGCGGACGGCCGCTGAGGAGGGTCTGAGAGAATTGGGAACGTGATCTCCCGAATCGATCTGCGCGGCGACGCCCTCCCCGAGGGCCCCGCCCTGCGCGACCTGCTGCCCCGAGCCGACTTCGACGTCTCGGCCGCCCTGGAGAAGGTGCGTCCGATCTGCGAGGCCGTGCATCATCGGGGCGACGCGGCGCTGATCGACTTCGCCGAGAAGTTCGACGGGGTGCGGCTGGACCGGGTGCGGGTGCCCGCCGCCGCGCTCGAAAAGGCGCTCGAAGAACTCGACCCCGCCGTGCGCGCGGCCCTGGAGGAGTCCATCCGCCGGGCCCGGCTCGTCCACCGCGAGCAGCGCCGCGGCACGCACACGACCCAGGTCGTCC
Above is a window of Streptomyces griseorubiginosus DNA encoding:
- a CDS encoding oxidoreductase, producing MTEGAGIRGIRDGDLPDDLTAAEAGMWQAFRNGSVYDLSSGDTVVDDPHGGHPWGPERTVRARIICWLLLDGPPALAGRVSSLKLTGVQISGTLDLAGGTIVPYLEMKGCRFEREILLPEARFTTARFVDCSVPRLEAARVHTEGDLHLPRCRFHNGVRLTDAHIGTDLLMNQAIVYRDRSGRSIAADGMTVGQDLQAELLESHGELSLRSATIGVSLSLRGARLNNPYTRLALNAPQLTVERTLYLTPAGVGASMLSGATPARGTRIQRFECQGGVRLDDGRFGDAVDLERARFTFTDEQELSLRRIQAPELRFLGEKPQRGKVVLSGARVGNLVDRATAWPGPGNLHMGGFVYENLVPHGPFPLAERLEWVAAATAEYNPEPYERLAAVLRAGGEDEDAREVLLAKQRRRRETLPPAAKFWGYVQDWTVAYGYRPGRAAVWMAVLWAASSVAFAHASHPPLKGGDHPAWNPALFALDLLLPVIDLGQVGFWQLRGGWQWLAAVMVLLGWILATTVAAGATRLLRRN
- the ybaK gene encoding Cys-tRNA(Pro) deacylase, which translates into the protein MPKKAKKQQQSGGTPATVALTAAGVPFTVHAYDHDPSHPSYGEEAAEAMGVTPDRVFKTLVADVDGTLTVAVVPVAGSLDLKALATAVSGKRAAMADPTLAERTTGYVRGGISPLGQRKKLPTVLDASASAHPTICVSAGRRGLEVELSPTDLARLTDATLAPVARA
- a CDS encoding LON peptidase substrate-binding domain-containing protein, translated to MTTVRLPLFPLNSVLFPGLVLPLNVFEERYRAMMRDLLKTPEEEPRRFAVVAIRDGHEVAPSAPGMPDQTSVPERGPAAGFGDDPLKAFHSTGCVADAATVRERPDGTFEVLATGTTRVRLVSVDASGPYLTAELEELEESAGDESGPLAEGVLRAFRQYQKRLAGARERSLSSGTDLPDEPSVVSYLVAAAMMLDTPTKQRLLQAPDTASRLRDELRLLRAETAIIRNLPSLPASELTRGPTSLN